ttttatctaaagCTTGCAAATACAGAAGAATATATAGATGGTGCATTGTCTGGACATCTGGGTGAAGTTCTAATAAGGTAATAAGCGCGTTTGTGTGTGAGGAGTTACTGGTGAACCTCAGAAACAGTCTGCTTAAATAAATTAAAGTAATCCCCAAACTgaaggactaaagaaaaaaaggcaaaagatttAACAGCACTCAACATCTAGACTTCAGAAGCCTTTGAAATTACTAATTCATTGGGAGATTTCAGTTCATCAAGGTTTTTATGCTATTGATTACATTCCTGGCCCTTAGCTGTAACCTGTTTCAGTGTCCTGGGTTACGGACCTTGGATTTGGATTTTAGTTGAGTTCAGCTGCTAAGGATTCCTGTTGTATTCGTTTTCCAGTGTGAGCAACCACCTATATTCTGATAGGTTGTAGAAGTGTGATGACAGTGGTGGAAACATCTGCCTGCCGTGTGCTTTTACACACCTGGGTAGCCCCAACAGAGGAGGGTGGAGCTGTAGGTTCAGTTCCAGTCTGAAAACAGCAGTGATGATCATGCATGTTGGAGTGAAACATGAAAATGGACCACTTTTTCTGTTTACAGGTGTAATAATGTCCTTTACATCAGAGGtgttgaagaagaagaggaagatggggaaaTGAGAGAATAGCATCTTcgggtttttttttatatatatatgtatttctatacaataaaattttttttttccaacttgtgAACTATTTATATGCAGACATTCATATGCGAAACACAAATGTTGAAACAGTGGATGGATAATTCATAGAACTAGTGATGCTTAAAAAACCACCCAGTTTCGTTTAAGGTGACTTTTATAAGcccactgttttcattttttttctatgaagaatAAATAAGTTTATGCTTTAGAATTTTTCTGAGGGTGAGTTTCGGCCATTGTAATTTTATTAACTGAGACCTTTTAAAAGTAGCTGTTAAGGTTTTCAAACCACTTCTAACATGCATAAAGTTAAACATTTTCttagtatttatatatattgtattaataaattatttctatatcAACATAG
This is a stretch of genomic DNA from Peromyscus leucopus breed LL Stock chromosome 18, UCI_PerLeu_2.1, whole genome shotgun sequence. It encodes these proteins:
- the Snrpf gene encoding small nuclear ribonucleoprotein F → MSLPLNPKPFLNGLTGKPVMVKLKWGMEYKGYLVSVDGYMNMQLANTEEYIDGALSGHLGEVLIRCNNVLYIRGVEEEEEDGEMRE